A genomic window from Fusarium oxysporum Fo47 chromosome X, complete sequence includes:
- a CDS encoding glycosyl hydrolase, translated as MTVKNTTPRPRWHPSPTYHLKAPRGWINDPCAPGYDASTGTYHLSYQWNPKSCDWGDITWGHYTSRDGLTWKQNTQNPVLEPSEPYDDKGIFTGCLHPTGLQGEEGQLTVIYSSITNLPIHWTLPYTRNCAGLSVATSTDGGKTWQKSEQNPILEGEPEDLTVTGFRDPYLAEWPALDEMRGEASLYGFVSGGVVDGGPTVFLYAISPTDLTKWTYLGPLIDLPTGFSPSGRWGGDFGVNWECVNFMTLHNESEERPFLLMGTEGGVKPGAKEGHDQWSLWMAGSLEQTEQGPRIKPEYSGILDHGCLYAPNSYEHPITKNRIVWGWLKEDELTLARRESKGWTGYFSIPRELFLYTVENVTRTLTSSLAEVGCIKATENGRGSKTVQTLGIRPLPDLQGLRRDKPGYWKNIDSDANLGKLADTHNGSWELEATIKVSPNDQGLGFWIRHNEDLSQGTAIHFSPQSEKITVDRSKSNHEADIEKDAVSGPFTLFYSDRNGSEELEKLHLRIFCDGDVLEIFVNDRFALSTMVYADTRDCTGLSWFVEGPGASETVFESVKLWENMKEVVEVDEPVIYERSQL; from the exons ATGACGGTCAAGAACACTACACCCCGCCCTCGATGGCATCCTTCGCCGACATACCACCTCAAGGCACCTCGAGGTTGGATCAATGATCCGTGCGCACCCGGATATGACGCCTCAACAGGCACATACCACCTATCTTATCAAT GGAACCCCAAATCCTGCGATTGGGGTGACATCACTTGGGGTCATTATACAAGCAGAGACGGTCTTACTTGGAAGCAAAACACACAAAATCCAGTCCTAGAACCCTCTGAGCCTTACGATGACAAGGGCATCTTCACTGGCTGTCTTCACCCTACAGGtcttcaaggagaagaaggccaactCACGGTTATCTACTCATCCATCACAAATCTTCCCATCCACTGGACTTTGCCGTACACTCGAAATTGCGCTGGACTGTCAGTAGCAACATCGACAGACGGTGGTAAGACATGGCAGAAGAGTGAACAGAACCCAATCTTGGAGGGTGAACCCGAAGATCTCACCGTCACAGGGTTCAGAGACCCATATCTTGCAGAATGGCCTGCTTTGGATGAAATGAGAGGCGAGGCAAGCTTGTATGGCTTTGTTTCTGGAGGTGTTGTCGACGGCGGACCTACAGTGTTTCTCTACGCGATCTCACCGACCGATTTGACAAAATGGACATACCTCGGCCCCTTGATCGATTTACCCACAGGATTCAGCCCCTCCGGACGATGGGGCGGCGATTTCGGTGTCAATTGGGAATGCGTCAACTTCATGACTCTTCACAACGAGTCCGAGGAGCGGCCTTTCTTGCTTATGGGAACTGAAGGAGGAGTTAAACCGGGTGCTAAGGAGGGTCATGATCAGTGGTCGCTTTGGATGGCTGGGTCTCTTGAGCAGACCGAACAAGGACCCAGGATAAAGCCCGAGTACAGCGGAATCCTCGACCACGGATGTTTATACGCACCTAACTCCTACGAGCATCCTATTACGAAGAACAGGATCGTCTGGGGATGGTTGAAGGAGGACGAGCTTACATTGGCCCGACGCGAATCCAAGGGTTGGACCGGATACTTCTCTATCCCTCGCGAGCTATTTTTATACACGGTTGAAAACGTAACGAGGACTCTTACTTCGTCATTGGCAGAGGTTGGTTGCATCAAGGCTACCGAGAATGGAAGGGGGTCAAAGACGGTTCAAACACTGGGAATTCGGCCACTGCCAGATCTGCAAGGACTTAGACGAGACAAGCCTGGTTACTGGAAAAACATCGACAGCGACGCCAATCTTGGAAAGCTTGCCGACACACATAACGGAAGCTGGGAGCTAGAAGCTACAATCAAGGTCTCACCAAACGATCAAGGCCTTGGATTCTGGATTCGACACAACGAAGACTTGTCCCAGGGAACAGCCATTCACTTCTCTCCTCAAAGTGAGAAGATCACCGTCGATCGAAGCAAATCCAACCACGAAGCTGACATCGAAAAGGATGCTGTTTCCGGACCTTTCACTCTCTTCTACTCAGACAGGAACGGCTCAGAGGAGTTGGAAAAACTTCATTTGAGAATCTTTTGTGACGGCGACGTTCTCGAGATCTTTGTCAATGATCGCTTCGCGTTGTCGACTATGGTTTATGCGGATACTAGAGATTGCACGGGTTTGAGCTGGTTTGTTGAAGGACCAGGAGCAAGCGAAACTGTTTTTGAATCTGTTAAGTTATGGGAGAACATGaagga
- a CDS encoding general substrate transporter — protein MSQGGENASLDTVSPSNTITMTSKPSSKVNHIPADEPKSQAHNAEASAATALEHELTFRDAVRLYPKAIGFSLLFSMAIIMEGYDMALIGSFYGYESFRNKYGNQPNPDGGMVISADWQTYIQVGGMCGQIFGLYLNGWVSDAIGYKKTMILAQIIMVSFTFIVFFAKNIQMILAGQILMGIPWGVFQTLTLAYASDIAPVVLRPYLTAYVNLCWVIGQLISAGVLRGLLNLDNEWSYRVPFALQWMWPPFIIVGTIFAPESPWWLVRMGRHEDAKKAIQGLVTPQPDLKFDADAQVSMIHETNELEKATSAGTNYWHCFMRADLRRTEIASITYVAQAMCGSVLMGYSVQFYERAGLSSNSAFTLNIVQYSVGAIGVILSWFLMARYGRRALYIAGTTSLFIILLVVGGLGFAPQSKAGPSWAIGSLLIFYTFIYDLAVGPVCYTIVAEIPSTRLKAKTIVLARNFNNMAGLVNNTLMPRMLGVHAWNWGAKTGLFWAAFCFLIMVWAYFRLPEPKGRTYGELDVLFEHRVSARKFAKARVDQFGDSTGAVEVDAHSR, from the exons ATGAGCCAAGGCGGCGAGAACGCGTCCCTGGACACCGTGTCACCATCCAACACCATCACAATGACCTCCAAACCGTCATCAAAGGTCAACCATATTCCCGCTGATGAACCGAAGAGCCAAGCCCACAATGCAGAAGCCAGCGCCGCCACGGCGCTAGAGCACGAGCTTACCTTTCGCGATGCCGTGCGTCTCTACCCCAAAGCCATTGGCTTTTCACTGCTGTTCTCCATGGCGATTATCATGGAAGGCTACGACATGGCTCTCATTGGCTCATTTTACGGATATGAATC GTTCCGCAACAAGTATGGCAACCAACCAAATCCCGATGGCGGCATGGTTATCTCTGCGGATTGGCAGACGTACATCCAAGTCGGCGGCATGTGCGGGCAGATCTTCGGGTTGTATCTCAATGGCTGGGTGTCTGATGCTATTGGATACAAGAAGACTATGATACTGGCGCAGATCATCATGGTCTCTTTCACGTTCATCGTGTTCTTTGCGAAGAATATCCAGATGATCCTTGCGGGACAGATTCTGATGGGCATTCCCTGGGGTGTCTTTCAGACCTTGACGTTGGCATATGCATCTGATATCGCTCCCGTGGTTCTCAGGCCTTATCTCACGGCTTATGTGAATCTCTGCTGGGTTATCGGACAGTTGATATCAGCGGGGGTCCTTCGTGGACTTCTGAATTTGGATAATGAGTGGTCATATCGCGTACCATTTGCACTGCAATGGATGTGGCCGCCATTCATTATCGTCGGCACGATATTTGCGCCAGAATCTCCTTGGTGGTTGGTTCGCATGGGCCGTCACGAAGACGCAAAGAAGGCTATCCAGGGCCTCGTCACGCCCCAGCCGGATCTCAAGTTCGATGCTGATGCGCAAGTCTCAATGATTCACGAGACAAATGAGCTTGAAAAGGCTACGTCTGCGGGTACTAATTATTGGCACTGCTTCATGAGAGCTGACTTGAGACGGACTGAGATTGCGTCCATCACATACGTCGCGCAAGCCATGTGCGGCAGCGTTCTCATGGGCTATTCAGTCCAATTTTATGAGCGTGCAGGACTCTCGTCAAACAGCGCGTTTACTCTTAACATTGTACAGTATTCTGTAGGCGCAATCGGTGTCATCCTTTCATGGTTCCTTATGGCGAGATATGGACGTCGCGCCCTGTATATCGCCGGCACAACATCGCTTTTCATAATCCTTTTAGTAGTCGGTGGCCTTGGATTCGCACCTCAAAGCAAGGCAGGCCCTTCGTGGGCGATCGGCAGCCTTCTCATCTTTTATACCTTTATCTACGATCTAGCAGTGGGACCAGTCTGTTACACCATTGTCGCAGAAATCCCATCAACACGATTGAAAGCGAAAACGATCGTATTAGCGCGCAACTTCAATAACATGGCCGGCCTGGTAAATAATACGCTGATGCCAAGAATGCTTGGTGTACATGCATGGAACTGGGGTGCAAAAACAGGTCTTTTCTGGGCGGCGTTTTGTTTTCTCATCATGGTTTGGGCATATTTTCGTCTTCCGGAACCAAAAGGGAGGACTTATGGAGAGTTGGATGTTTTGTTTGAGCATAGAGTCAGCGCACGTAAATTTGCCAAAGCGCGGGTGGATCAATTTGGAGATAGCACTGGTgctgtcgaggttgatgcGCATTCTAGATAA
- a CDS encoding major facilitator superfamily domain-containing protein: MDSNNSDDKKKLSVEMEQMNQDEKLADDTLPGEVLDAEDEFSDMYYRKLLWKIDLWLLPLMWVCYGTQQTDKTSLSVQAVFGIREDTGLVGEQFNWLSTIFYLSYLVCEAPGNWLMQKCHTGKFLSIVMVLWGVIVLCIAFAKNFAHLMILRAIQGALECTISPTFMLITGAFYTSQEHTLRSLIWGTSNAGMNILAGLSMYGIGLHAEKHPGGLAAWKGISFLLGALTITCGILVWFILGTPREVRWLSKEEKRAAIARVMSNQTGSDREKRSEFKWDQVWVALKDPQTYFFFFITIINALPNGANTTFSKLIWKSFGFTPLETLLKGSTPYYCVSICWFLVVGYVTLKKPNIRFLMMMFSLIPAFSGMMALAFLPQDSMKWTRWGMYILQVFGSLPGLMIWTFLPSNVAGRTKKTVTATTIFVAYCVGNAVGAQMFVASDAPKYIRGLTACAILYCVEFLSMASWRFYYIWENRRRAKMIREQGISEEESERLGRLNAEADMTDWENIHFKYKY; this comes from the exons ATGGACAGCAACAACTCtgacgacaagaagaagctcagcGTCGAAATGGAGCAAATGAACCAAGACGAAAAGCTCGCCGACGACACACTACCCGGAGAAGTCCTCGACGCCGAAGATGAATTCTCAGATATGTACTACCGCAAACTTCTATGGAAGATTGACCTTTGGCTCCTCCCACTCATGTGGGTATGCTATGGCACGCAACAAACCGACAAAACATCCCTCAGTGTTCAAGCTGTCTTCGGAATCCGAGAAGACACGGGCCTTGTCGGAGAACAGTTCAACTGGCTCAGCACAATTTTCTACCTGTCGTATCTGGTCTGCGAAGCCCCAGGAAACTGGCTAATGCAGAAATGTCATACCGGCAAATTCTTATCCATCGTCATGGTCCTTTGGGGAGTAATTGTTCTGTGCATTGCCTTTGCGAAGAACTTCGCGCACCTTATGATCTTGAGAGCGATCCAGGGTGCTCTCGAATGTACCATCTCGCCCACCTTCATGCTCATCACTGGTGCATTCTATACCTCCCAGGAACATACACTACGATCTTTGATCTGGGGTACATCCAATGCTGGAATGAACATCCTCGCCGGATTGAGTATGTATGGAATCGGTCTTCATGCTGAGAAGCATCCAGGAGGCCTGGCTGCT TGGAAAGGTATCTCATTCCTTCTAGGAGCCTTAACAATTACATGTGGTATCCTTGTATGGTTCATCCTTGGCACTCCCCGCGAAGTTCGATGGTTAAGCAAAGAGGAGAAGCGCGCTGCCATAGCTCGTGTCATGTCCAACCAAACTGGTTCTGATCGTGAAAAAAGATCCGAATTCAAGTGGGATCAGGTCTGGGTCGCCCTCAAAG ATCCACAAAcctacttcttcttctttatcaccatcatcaatgcCCTCCCTAACGGTGCCAACACGACATTCTCGAAGCTCATCTGGAAGTCTTTCGGCTTCACGCCTCTGGAGACACTGCTTAAAGGCTCTACCCCTTACTACTGCGTCAGCATCTGCTGGTTCTTGGTGGTCGGATATGTGACCTTGAAGAAGCCTAATATTCGAT TCCTCATGATGATGTTCTCTCTTATCCCGGCCTTTTCTGGAATGATGGCCCTCGCCTTTTTGCCCCAGGACAGCATGAAATGGACTAGATGGGGCATGTATATTCTGCAAGTCTTTGGTTCACTCCCTGGGCTCA TGATCTGGACGTTTCTTCCTTCGAACGTTGCTGGTCGGACCAAGAAGACTGTCACCGCTACTACAATCTTTGTCGCATATTGTGTTGGTAACGCAGTTGGTGCACAGATGTTTGTTGCCTCTGACGCTCCGAAATACATCAGGGGTCTGACCGCCTGCGCCATCCTCTACTGCGTCGAGTTCTTGAGCATGGCTTCATGGAGATTCTACT ATATCTGGGAGAACCGACGCCGTGCCAAGATGATTCGTGAGCAAGGTATCTCGGAGGAGGAGAGCGAACGGCTGGGCAGGCTTAACGCTGAGGCTGATATGACTGACTGGGAGAACATTCACTTCAAGTACAAGTATTAA